Below is a genomic region from Thermus oshimai DSM 12092.
CTGGAAGGGGCCCTCATGCGCACCATCGCCTACGCCTCCCTAAACGGGGTGGAGCTCACCCGGGCCGTGGCCGCCAAGGCCCTTTCCGACATCTTCGCCCCCCGGGAGGTGGAGGTGGACCCCTTGGAGATCGTGCGCAAGGTGGCGGAGCGCTTCGCCCTAAAGCCCGAGGAGCTCACGGGCAGCGGCCGCCGCAAGGAGGTGGTCCTCCCCCGGCAGGTGGCCATGTACCTGGTGCGGGAGCTCACCCGGGCCTCCCTCCCCGAGATCGGCCAGCTCTTCGGGGGGCGGGACCACACCACGGTGCTGTACGCCATCCAGAAGGTGCAGGAGCTCTCCGAAAGCGACCGGGAAGTCCAGGCCCTCCTCCGGAACCTCAAGGAGGAGCTCCTATGACCCCTGTGGATAACCTGTGGATAACCCTGTGGATAACTGGGCTTGGCCTGTGGATAACCCTGTGGATAACCTGTGGAAAACCCGGGGGGGTCTGGGGGCTGTGGATAACTGGCCGGTTTTCCACACGTTATCCACAGGGAAGCGGGGGTTATCCACAGGGGTTATCCACAAGCCCTTTGCCGTCTGGGAGCAGGTTTTCCCCCCGTTATCCACATATCCACAGGCCCTACTACTACGACTACGGGTTTTTAAGATCTTTAAAAAGAAAAACCCGTAGTAACAGTAAAGGAGGCAAGGAAGAATGAGGGTGTTCATTCCAAGAAAGACCCTTTCGGAGGGGATAAGCCTTCTGGAGCGGGTTATCCCCAGCCGCAGCGCCAACCCGCTTTTCACCTACCTGGGCCTCGAGGTCCGGCCCCAGGCCCTGGTCCTCTTCGGCACCAACGGGGAGGTGGACCTGGAGGTGCGCCTGCCCGCGGACGGGGAAGGGGAGGGACGGGCCCTGGTCCCCGCCCAGCCCTTCTTCCAGATCGTGCGGAGCCTTCCCGGGGAGGGGGTGGAGGCCTCCTTCGCCCAGGAACTCCTCCTCTCCTCGGGGTCGTTCCAGACCCGCCTGGGGCTGGCCCCCGTGGAGGGGTACCCGGAACTCCTCTTCCCCGAGCCCACGAAGGGCGGGGAGGGGCCCTTTCCCGTCCGCACCCAACTGCCCCTAGGGGAGTTCTTAAAGGCCCTGGCCCACGTGCGCTACGCGGCCAGCAACGAGGAGTACCGGGCCATCTTCCGGGGGGTCCAGCTGGAGTTCGGCTCCAAGGGGGTGCGGGCCGTGGCCTCCGACGGGTACCGGCTCGCCCTCTACGACCTTGCCGAACCCCAACCCTTTGAGCGGAAGGCGGTGGTGCCCGCCCGGAGCGTGGACGAGATGGTCCGGGCCCTTCGGGGGGTACAGGAGGCGGGGGAGGTGCACCTGGCCTTAGGGCCTGGGATGATCGGGGTTTCCGGAGGGGCGGAGGGGGGCCTTTCCGTGCGCATGGCGGCCCGGCTCATGGAGGGGGAGTTCCCGGACTACGAGCGGGTGGTGCCCAAGGAGTTCGCCCTGAAGGTGGCCCTCGAGGCCGACCCCTTCCGGGAGGCTTTGAGGCGGGTGAGCGTCCTTTCGGACCGGCAAAACCACCGGGTGGACCTCCTCTTCACCGAAGGCAGCAAGCTCCTCCTCTCCGCGGAAGGGGATTACGGCCGGAGCCAGGAGGAGCTCTCCGTGGCCTTTGAGGGGACCCCCCTCCTCGTGGCCTACAACGCCCGCCACCTCCTGGAGGCCCTGGGGCCGGTGGAGGGCGGGGTGGAGCTTCTCATCTCCGGCCCCACCTCCCCCAGCCTCCTCCAGGCGGGGGGCGGCTACCGGGCGGTGGTGGCCCCCTTGAGGGTGTAAGCTCGTAAAGCGAGGTGCTGGCATGACCACCATTGTGGGCGTACGCGCGCGCGAGGTGCTGGACTCCCGGGGCTTCCCCACCCTCGAGGCCGAGGTGGAGCTGGAAGGCGGGGTGCGGGCCCGGGCCATGGTCCCCTCTGGGGCCTCCACCGGAACCCACGAGGCCCTGGAGCTCCGGGACGGAGGGCGGCGCTACCTGGGCAAGGGGGTGACCCGGGCGGTGGCCGCGGTGAACGAGCGCATCGCCCCCGAGCTCATCGGCCGGGACGCCCTGGACCAGGAAGGGGTGGACCGGGCCATGCTGGAGCTGGACGGCACCCCCAACAAG
It encodes:
- the dnaN gene encoding DNA polymerase III subunit beta; amino-acid sequence: MRVFIPRKTLSEGISLLERVIPSRSANPLFTYLGLEVRPQALVLFGTNGEVDLEVRLPADGEGEGRALVPAQPFFQIVRSLPGEGVEASFAQELLLSSGSFQTRLGLAPVEGYPELLFPEPTKGGEGPFPVRTQLPLGEFLKALAHVRYAASNEEYRAIFRGVQLEFGSKGVRAVASDGYRLALYDLAEPQPFERKAVVPARSVDEMVRALRGVQEAGEVHLALGPGMIGVSGGAEGGLSVRMAARLMEGEFPDYERVVPKEFALKVALEADPFREALRRVSVLSDRQNHRVDLLFTEGSKLLLSAEGDYGRSQEELSVAFEGTPLLVAYNARHLLEALGPVEGGVELLISGPTSPSLLQAGGGYRAVVAPLRV